The DNA segment AAGGATGGCAATGTAATGGAGTGGACCGTTCCTGATAAGGTATTTGTGGATTTTTATTTTGGAAAAAAGATAGCATCAGAATTGGAAGAGAGCAAGCTCTTACTGCCCAGAAAAAAAGGCGAAGCGAAAGATGTATACAAAGACCGACAGACTAACGCAGAAAAACTAAAAAATAAATTGCAGGATAAATATTATTTGGAGTATCTGGAGCTGGAGCGTACTTTTATTATTGGTGATTTGATAGAAAATTAGATTATTCAAACATGAGGTTTTGGGGAGGTTCTTGTGTGTTGGGGTCAACTTGCCGATGTAATTGGTCCGATCCAAGTTGGTTTCTCTTTGAAGCTTTTTTATCAAAGACAGAAAAAACATTGGTTTTCTTGCAGCCACTAGATAGAAGGAGCCATGCAGTTGTGTTTAGTATGAAAAGAGTTGGTTAGTCATGGAAATAGGATTGATAAGTGGATGTTTTTTCATATATTAACCGTGAAGAACAATGCTTTTTGTAGGGAATGATGGATCCTGGCAGGTTCCATACGGCCTTTGAAAGATAAATTTAATCATATGAAAGTAAAAATATTACTGTTGGTTTTTGCCGTAATTACAGCAGGTAACTTAAGGGCTCAAAAAACACCTAAAGTAAAATATCCGGCTAATAAAGTTAAATCTAAAGACTGGAAAGTTCTATTGGATAAAGACCTTACAAGCTGGGAGGTGTGGACGGGTGTTCCCCATAAATCAATCAAGAATCTGCCCGAAGGTTATCAACAAGAGTCCAATGGTGAAAATAAGCAAGCAGTGGGTTTAGGTGATCCATTCAATTTATTTACCGTTCGTACAGATGACAATGGAGAGCATGTTTTGCATATCTCAGGACAGACTTTTGGCGGGCTTACTTCTCTTAAATCATATTCCAACTATCATCTTACCATGCTTTTTAAGTGGGGAGAAAATAAATATGAGCCTCGTATTGATAAACAAAGAGATTGTGGTTTGTTGTATCACTGCCATGGAGAACATGGAGCCTTTTGGAATGTTTGGAAATCCTGTCTGGAATTTCAAATTCAAGAAAGAGATTTTGGTGATTTGTTTACATTGGCCGGAACCAAGGCCAAAGTTAGAGTAAATGAGCAGAAACGTTGGGATCCTACTTCTGATCGTATTCAAAAAAATGGGAAACGATCTTTTGATGCTGAGAGTCCGCATGGACAATGGACACGTGTTGATTTATATGTAATAGGAGATAAGGCCATACATGTAACCAATGGAGTGGTTGTTTTAGCCTTGACAGATGGCACGTCAAAGGACGGAGATAAATTGGTTGCTGGGCAAATTCAGATACAATCTGAAGGCGCAGAGTGTTATGCAAAGGATATCTGCATTCGACCTATTACTAAGTTTCCGAAAAGGATTCTAAAAGCAGCCGCTTTGTAAAATTACATGTCCTTTTCGCCGGGAGGTTTATTGTTTAAAGCAGGAAAATGTATTAAAGCTTGGTAATATACTTTCTAATGCGTTTTTTTTGCTTTTAACGCTTTATGAGATCTTTGGCCTTCCGATGTTATGTCAGTCTTAAAATAAATAATGCTATTCATTGAGAGGTAATTCAATGGTAAAGGTAGAGCCTTTCTGAATAGCTGATTCCAAAGATATCTCTCCACCCATTATCTCTAATAAACCTTTGCAAATAGCCAATCCCAATCCCGTACCCTTGGTTTTGTTACTCATTTGTTGGTCTCCCTGGCTAAATCGCTCAAATATTGTGTGATGCATATTTTGAGGAATGCCAATGCCGGTATCAGAAACGCGCACAATCAGTTTTCTATTTTTTAATAGACAGCTAATGGTAATATTTCCTTTTTCTGTAAACTTAATGGCATTGGAAACCAAGTTGCCCAATATCTGAAATAATTTGGTGTAATCTTGATGGATAGCGTAGTTTTCGCAATCAAATTGGGGATTTATGAGAATGTTAATCTGTTTCTCTTTTGCTTCGCCTT comes from the Saccharicrinis fermentans DSM 9555 = JCM 21142 genome and includes:
- a CDS encoding 3-keto-disaccharide hydrolase, which gives rise to MKVKILLLVFAVITAGNLRAQKTPKVKYPANKVKSKDWKVLLDKDLTSWEVWTGVPHKSIKNLPEGYQQESNGENKQAVGLGDPFNLFTVRTDDNGEHVLHISGQTFGGLTSLKSYSNYHLTMLFKWGENKYEPRIDKQRDCGLLYHCHGEHGAFWNVWKSCLEFQIQERDFGDLFTLAGTKAKVRVNEQKRWDPTSDRIQKNGKRSFDAESPHGQWTRVDLYVIGDKAIHVTNGVVVLALTDGTSKDGDKLVAGQIQIQSEGAECYAKDICIRPITKFPKRILKAAAL